From a region of the Microbacterium sp. nov. GSS16 genome:
- the hrpA gene encoding ATP-dependent RNA helicase HrpA, with amino-acid sequence MSSPLISYPPELPVSAARDEIAAAIRVHQVVIVAGATGSGKTTQLPKICLELGRERIAHTQPRRLAARTIAERVAEELRVELGGLVGYKVRFTDQVSDATRIALMTDGILLNEIHRDRLLTRYDTIIIDEAHERSLNVDFLLGYLRRILPERPDLKVIITSATIDPESFAAHFASPAADPDGEAVPAPIIEVSGRTYPVEIRYRPLVDDAAAAEESGGSSAKRPDRGGSPKGLRSSVRAGAEPEDEVTAIVAALRELEREAPGDVLVFLPGEAEIRDAADAVRGAYRSATSPVEVLPLYGRLSAAEQHRVFEPSKVAGVRRRVVLATNVAETSLTVPGIKYVIDTGTARISRYSARSKVQRLPIEAVSQASANQRSGRAGRTSEGIAIRLYGEDDFDRRPEFTEPEILRTSLASVVLQMLSLGFGDITEFPFLTPPDSRGVKAAVDLLTEIGAVDAVRGQQPRLTRIGREISRMPMDPRFARMLVAASSSNGGVLADVMAIVAGLSIQDVRERPSADAPQSVRDEAERMHARFVDPTSDFLTLLNLWNHLREQQKELGSSAFRRMCRNEHLNYVRVREWFDVHRQLRSLVKTPKGAGGGASDPDAVHRAILAGLLSQIGILDERTAAGSANKAKGEKGRRIAEYRGARGIRFSIFPGSGLRKKAPQAVMAAEVVETSRTFARTVAAIDPAWAEALAGDLAKRQVTEPHWSKDAGAAVAYEKVTLFGVEIIPKRRVQFARIDRAGARELFLRHALVEGEWDPSRLDKRVSAFWRANAELRRRLQKLEERERRRDILAGDEAVFAFYDERIPREVFDVRSFEKWWRDALQTSPKLLVMRESDLVDDDSRSDQSEFPSRWQQDDQVLGLAYRFEPGADDDGVSVVVPLALLQQIRDTGFDWQVPGLRAELITALLRALPKAIRRHVVPAADWAEKFGEQVSGDGPEHHSGAPERSLKEALARLIQPLANQPVSAADFDDARVPGHLLMNFRAVDERGRVVGSDRHLTALQQRLSDRSRQSVTRSLSRTEQPRPSRRSTERVAEASARGPIERDDLTDWTFGDLPELLDTKVAGGTVRGYPAIVDRGKSVSVRVEATADAAAAATRDGVLRLVLLNVPSPASYVQNHLTAPEKLALAASPYPNVASLIEDARTAVVRALIDERVPGGVIRTEADFRRVRDEVNGQLVDRLFACVSMVAKILTKSRDVERGIKSQNSLALLGPLNDIRSQLSALIRPGFVSATGVERLAHLPRYLDGMLERLKTLANEPGRDRTRMTEYERVAKAFDDAGGAIPLAPDAPTHLVEVRWLLEEYRISVFAQRLGTAQPVSPQRIMKALAGSSAS; translated from the coding sequence ATGTCTTCGCCCCTGATCTCGTACCCGCCCGAGCTGCCGGTCAGCGCCGCGCGCGATGAGATCGCCGCGGCGATCCGCGTCCACCAGGTGGTGATCGTCGCGGGCGCCACCGGGTCGGGCAAGACCACGCAGCTGCCGAAGATCTGCCTCGAGCTCGGTCGCGAGCGCATCGCGCACACGCAGCCGCGTCGGCTGGCCGCGCGCACCATCGCCGAGCGGGTTGCCGAGGAGCTTCGGGTCGAGCTCGGCGGCCTGGTCGGCTACAAGGTGCGCTTCACCGACCAGGTGTCGGATGCCACCCGCATCGCACTGATGACCGACGGCATCCTGCTGAATGAGATCCACCGCGACCGGCTGCTCACCCGCTACGACACGATCATCATCGACGAGGCGCACGAGCGCTCGCTCAACGTGGACTTCCTGCTCGGCTATCTGCGGCGGATCCTGCCCGAGCGCCCCGACCTGAAGGTGATCATCACCTCGGCCACCATCGATCCCGAGAGCTTCGCCGCGCACTTCGCCTCCCCCGCCGCGGACCCCGACGGCGAGGCGGTGCCGGCGCCCATCATCGAGGTGTCCGGGCGCACCTACCCCGTCGAGATCCGCTACCGACCGCTCGTGGACGACGCGGCGGCTGCCGAGGAATCCGGCGGATCGAGCGCGAAACGGCCCGACCGGGGCGGTTCGCCGAAGGGTCTGCGGAGCTCTGTCCGCGCCGGCGCGGAGCCCGAGGACGAGGTGACCGCGATCGTCGCCGCCCTGCGCGAGCTCGAGCGCGAGGCGCCGGGCGACGTGCTCGTCTTCCTCCCCGGCGAGGCCGAGATCCGCGATGCGGCCGACGCCGTGCGCGGCGCGTACCGATCGGCGACCTCCCCGGTCGAGGTGCTGCCGCTGTACGGTCGACTGTCGGCCGCCGAGCAGCACCGAGTGTTCGAGCCGTCGAAGGTCGCCGGTGTCCGCCGCCGCGTCGTGCTCGCCACGAACGTGGCCGAGACGAGCCTCACCGTTCCCGGCATCAAGTACGTGATCGACACCGGCACCGCCCGCATCTCGCGCTACAGCGCGCGGTCGAAGGTGCAGCGCCTGCCCATCGAGGCGGTGTCTCAGGCATCCGCGAATCAGCGCTCCGGACGCGCCGGCCGAACCAGCGAGGGCATCGCCATCCGCCTATACGGCGAGGACGACTTCGACCGGCGCCCCGAGTTCACCGAGCCCGAGATCCTGCGCACCTCGCTCGCGTCCGTGGTGCTGCAGATGCTGTCCCTGGGCTTCGGAGACATCACCGAGTTCCCCTTTCTCACACCTCCCGACTCCCGCGGGGTGAAAGCTGCCGTCGATCTGCTCACCGAGATCGGCGCGGTCGATGCCGTCAGAGGTCAGCAGCCGAGGCTGACGCGGATCGGGCGTGAGATCTCGCGAATGCCCATGGATCCGCGATTCGCGCGGATGCTCGTCGCCGCATCGTCGTCCAACGGGGGCGTGCTGGCCGACGTGATGGCGATCGTCGCCGGGCTCTCGATCCAGGATGTGCGCGAGCGTCCCAGCGCCGACGCGCCGCAGTCCGTGCGCGACGAGGCCGAGCGCATGCACGCGCGTTTCGTCGATCCGACCAGCGACTTCCTCACGCTGCTGAACCTGTGGAACCACCTGCGCGAGCAGCAGAAGGAGCTCGGCTCCAGCGCGTTCCGGCGGATGTGCCGCAACGAGCACTTGAACTACGTGCGCGTGCGGGAGTGGTTCGACGTGCACCGGCAGCTGCGCTCGCTCGTGAAGACGCCGAAGGGTGCGGGTGGCGGCGCCTCGGACCCGGATGCCGTGCACCGCGCGATCCTCGCCGGTCTGCTCTCGCAGATCGGCATCCTCGACGAGCGCACCGCCGCCGGCAGCGCGAACAAGGCGAAGGGCGAGAAGGGCCGCCGCATCGCGGAGTACCGCGGCGCCCGCGGCATCAGATTCTCGATCTTCCCCGGATCCGGTCTGCGCAAGAAGGCTCCGCAGGCGGTGATGGCCGCCGAGGTCGTCGAGACCTCGCGCACCTTCGCCCGCACGGTCGCGGCGATCGACCCGGCGTGGGCCGAGGCTCTCGCGGGAGACCTCGCCAAACGACAGGTCACCGAGCCGCACTGGTCGAAGGATGCCGGCGCCGCTGTCGCCTACGAGAAGGTGACCCTCTTCGGCGTCGAGATCATCCCGAAGCGGCGGGTGCAGTTCGCGCGCATCGACCGCGCCGGCGCGCGCGAGCTGTTCCTGCGCCACGCGCTCGTCGAGGGCGAGTGGGATCCGTCGCGCCTCGACAAGCGGGTGAGCGCCTTCTGGCGCGCGAACGCCGAGCTGCGTCGGCGCCTCCAGAAGCTCGAGGAGCGCGAGCGCCGCCGCGACATCCTCGCGGGCGACGAAGCCGTGTTCGCGTTCTACGACGAGCGCATCCCCCGCGAGGTGTTCGACGTGCGCTCGTTCGAGAAGTGGTGGCGCGACGCGCTGCAGACCTCACCCAAGCTGCTCGTCATGCGCGAGAGCGACCTCGTCGACGACGACAGCAGATCCGATCAGAGCGAGTTCCCCAGCCGCTGGCAGCAGGACGACCAGGTGCTCGGGCTCGCGTACCGCTTCGAGCCCGGCGCCGACGACGACGGCGTGAGCGTCGTCGTGCCGCTCGCCTTGCTGCAGCAGATCCGTGACACGGGTTTCGACTGGCAGGTGCCCGGACTGCGAGCCGAGCTGATCACGGCGCTGCTGCGCGCCCTGCCGAAGGCGATCCGCCGGCACGTCGTGCCCGCTGCCGACTGGGCTGAGAAGTTCGGCGAGCAGGTGAGCGGCGACGGGCCTGAGCATCATTCCGGAGCGCCGGAGCGATCGCTCAAGGAGGCGTTGGCGAGGCTCATCCAGCCGCTCGCCAATCAGCCGGTCTCCGCCGCCGACTTCGACGATGCCCGCGTGCCCGGGCACCTGCTGATGAACTTCAGGGCCGTCGATGAGAGGGGCCGCGTCGTCGGATCCGACCGCCACCTCACCGCCCTGCAGCAGCGGCTGTCCGACCGGTCACGGCAGAGCGTGACCCGCTCGCTCAGCCGCACCGAGCAGCCTCGCCCGTCGCGTCGGAGCACGGAGCGCGTCGCCGAGGCATCCGCTCGCGGCCCGATCGAGCGCGACGACCTGACCGACTGGACCTTCGGCGATCTGCCCGAGCTGCTCGACACGAAGGTCGCCGGCGGCACCGTGCGCGGCTACCCGGCGATCGTCGACCGCGGCAAGTCAGTCTCGGTCCGGGTCGAGGCGACGGCGGATGCCGCGGCCGCGGCGACCCGCGACGGCGTGCTGCGCCTCGTACTGCTGAATGTGCCCTCCCCCGCCTCTTACGTGCAGAATCACCTGACGGCGCCCGAGAAGCTCGCGCTCGCGGCCTCTCCGTACCCGAATGTCGCGAGCCTCATCGAGGACGCCCGCACGGCGGTCGTGCGCGCCCTCATCGATGAGCGCGTGCCGGGCGGGGTGATCCGCACCGAGGCCGATTTCCGGCGCGTGCGCGACGAGGTGAACGGGCAGCTCGTCGACCGCCTGTTCGCGTGCGTCTCGATGGTGGCCAAGATCCTGACGAAGAGCCGCGACGTCGAACGCGGCATCAAGTCGCAGAACTCGCTCGCACTGCTCGGGCCGCTGAACGACATCCGCTCGCAGCTCAGCGCGCTGATCCGCCCCGGCTTCGTCTCCGCCACCGGCGTCGAGCGGCTCGCGCACCTCCCCCGCTACCTCGACGGGATGCTCGAGCGGCTGAAGACCCTCGCGAACGAGCCGGGCAGGGATCGCACACGCATGACCGAGTACGAGCGCGTCGCGAAGGCGTTCGACGACGCGGGCGGCGCCATCCCGCTCGCCCCCGACGCCCCGACACACCTCGTCGAGGTGCGCTGGCTGCTCGAGGAATACCGGATCAGCGTCTTCGCCCAGCGCCTGGGCACAGCGCAGCCGGTCTCGCCGCAGCGCATCATGAAGGCTCTCGCCGGCTCGAGCGCCTCCTGA
- a CDS encoding heparan-alpha-glucosaminide N-acetyltransferase domain-containing protein has translation MTTIQGDIAPPRPVSTLRAWFTGFGRPPRLMGLDVARAVAVLGMMAAHLLTTPELSLLDPSTWGALVHGRPAILFAVLAGISVALMTGRTRLPDVSELPAIRLALVVRGAVIFAIGLVLELLGTPIAVILTFYGALYVVAAAFVRWRVSRLLMAAVVLAIAGPPLLALLQALTFHSAGPGAALVLFGTYPLTVWLALLLVGMAIGRTRLDRTADRLRLLAIGVLLAVVGYGVGALGAVAGTAAGSTYPDSASSLSDDSVSLSASASETGSEPLLGVAPDEIDFAGTVCDDYGDAYISCYPLDAGLQNAEPDAQVDTSGWESYFAELADQDPLGSALLALIAVEPHSGGTAEIIGSGGFAVAVIALCLLLSTPLRWVLLPLAALGSMPLSAYSAHVLSYALIAGPGVFLDSFDVWLWSAVVLLVASTLWSILRGRGPLETLLSRLSATVSRPSVPPSPR, from the coding sequence GTGACGACGATCCAGGGCGACATCGCCCCGCCGCGCCCGGTCTCGACGCTGCGCGCCTGGTTCACCGGCTTCGGGCGACCTCCGCGTCTGATGGGGCTCGACGTCGCGCGTGCGGTGGCTGTGCTGGGCATGATGGCGGCTCATCTGCTCACCACGCCCGAGCTGTCGCTGCTGGATCCGTCGACGTGGGGTGCTCTCGTACACGGACGCCCGGCGATCCTCTTCGCCGTGCTGGCGGGCATATCGGTCGCGCTGATGACCGGACGCACCCGTCTGCCCGACGTGTCGGAGCTGCCCGCGATCAGACTCGCCCTGGTCGTCCGCGGCGCGGTGATCTTCGCCATCGGACTCGTGCTCGAACTGCTCGGCACGCCCATCGCGGTCATCCTCACCTTCTACGGAGCGCTGTACGTCGTCGCGGCGGCGTTCGTGCGCTGGCGCGTCTCGCGCCTGCTCATGGCAGCCGTCGTGCTCGCGATCGCGGGGCCGCCCCTGCTCGCTCTGCTGCAGGCCCTGACCTTCCATTCCGCCGGTCCCGGCGCGGCGCTCGTGCTGTTCGGCACCTATCCGCTGACCGTCTGGCTGGCGCTGCTGCTGGTGGGGATGGCGATCGGGCGCACACGACTCGACCGCACCGCTGATCGCCTGCGGCTGCTCGCGATCGGGGTGCTGCTCGCGGTCGTGGGATACGGCGTCGGCGCCCTGGGTGCTGTCGCCGGTACGGCCGCCGGATCGACATATCCGGATTCGGCGTCGTCGCTGAGCGACGACTCGGTATCGCTCAGCGCGAGCGCGAGTGAAACCGGCTCCGAGCCGCTGCTGGGCGTCGCCCCTGACGAGATCGACTTCGCGGGCACGGTCTGCGACGACTACGGCGACGCCTACATCAGCTGCTATCCGCTGGATGCCGGCCTGCAGAATGCTGAGCCCGACGCCCAGGTCGACACCTCCGGGTGGGAGTCGTACTTCGCCGAACTCGCCGATCAGGATCCGCTGGGCAGCGCGCTGCTCGCGCTGATCGCCGTCGAACCGCACTCCGGGGGCACGGCTGAGATCATCGGATCGGGCGGATTCGCCGTCGCGGTGATCGCCCTGTGCCTTCTGCTCAGCACGCCGCTGCGCTGGGTGCTGCTGCCGCTCGCCGCGCTCGGATCGATGCCGCTCTCGGCCTACAGCGCGCACGTGCTGTCGTACGCGCTGATCGCCGGACCCGGCGTCTTCCTCGATTCGTTCGATGTCTGGCTGTGGTCGGCGGTGGTGCTGCTCGTCGCCTCGACCCTGTGGTCGATCCTGCGCGGCCGCGGACCC